In Mycolicibacterium alvei, a single window of DNA contains:
- a CDS encoding AraC family transcriptional regulator, with the protein MPTWKNASQQYAPMHGVVGRAGSASAFELLRWAPSEESARFVDHFWSVAWDRHEAGPFKSTVITFPAMHLTREWGDDVVRHGHRLPSTLLHGVVPEVFEVTITGRGSVVGARFKPGGFTARFGGDAAAMTGRVVSVGDELLCASVNFGEDVTEIRHGMDSAIGAMTGEVDPTYRALMTLVDRMRDDASLHRVEQVMALSPWSTRTTQRVFRRYVGVTVKWVLCRYRLQQAAFEIETVPGVDFADLAVRLGWYDQAHFINDFRSMLGRTPGEYAAAHGDPSGRGACRDQV; encoded by the coding sequence ATGCCGACTTGGAAAAATGCGTCACAGCAATACGCGCCAATGCACGGCGTGGTCGGCCGTGCGGGCAGTGCCTCGGCGTTCGAACTCCTTCGGTGGGCGCCGTCCGAGGAGTCCGCGCGCTTCGTCGATCACTTCTGGTCGGTGGCCTGGGACCGGCATGAGGCAGGTCCTTTCAAGAGCACGGTGATCACCTTCCCTGCCATGCATCTCACCCGCGAGTGGGGCGATGACGTTGTGCGTCATGGCCATCGGCTACCCAGCACGCTGTTGCACGGCGTGGTGCCCGAGGTTTTTGAGGTCACCATCACCGGGCGTGGTTCTGTGGTCGGGGCACGATTCAAGCCCGGCGGATTCACCGCGAGGTTCGGGGGTGACGCCGCCGCGATGACCGGACGGGTGGTCTCGGTGGGGGACGAGTTACTGTGTGCATCAGTCAATTTCGGTGAAGACGTGACGGAGATCCGGCACGGAATGGATTCGGCTATCGGTGCGATGACCGGCGAGGTGGACCCGACGTACCGGGCCTTGATGACGTTGGTCGATCGGATGCGTGACGACGCATCATTGCACCGGGTCGAGCAGGTCATGGCGCTCTCGCCGTGGAGTACGCGGACCACGCAGCGGGTGTTCCGGCGCTATGTCGGGGTGACGGTCAAGTGGGTTCTGTGCCGATATCGGTTGCAGCAGGCGGCATTCGAGATCGAGACCGTTCCCGGAGTCGATTTCGCCGATCTCGCAGTGCGACTCGGCTGGTACGACCAAGCCCATTTCATCAACGACTTCCGGTCCATGCTGGGTAGGACACCGGGGGAGTACGCGGCTGCGCATGGTGACCCTTCGGGTCGCGGCGCTTGCCGGGACCAGGTGTGA
- a CDS encoding HNH endonuclease signature motif containing protein has translation MFDIESGSDVALIDAVGAGARAESMAIAGRLAAIGALDALRERELAESIFWTTDPFEAVAAEISAAMRISRGRAGAQIHRARVLRDKLPQVAARFAVGDIDYRMVCVIITRTETVDSAMWGRLDAQLAGRAPRWMRLSERQLRDRVDQWIAKLDPNGVRVPPDVNAERFVQIEPSSPGMASLWGNLHAEDGAALHQRLDAVADTVCDHDPRTREQRRADAIGPLARLESQLPCRCGREDCPATQKRAAADAAVVHVLAEQATLDGSSDAPGYLPGHGILPAESVRNLAANATLKPVVVPAPTTDSDATEPGYRPSVALSEFIRWRDLTCRFPGCDAPVERCDIDHTAPWPAGPTHPSNTKLFCRAHHLVKTFCPGWTDRQFPDGTIEFQSPTGHNYITEPHGAAMFPTLAQPTGGLTLPEPQAPHPDRAAKMPRRRKTREQDRQDRIAEERRLRAELNNDLAYERDYQAWLAEQYGPPPPF, from the coding sequence ATGTTCGACATCGAGTCGGGGTCCGATGTGGCGCTGATCGACGCGGTCGGTGCTGGGGCGCGGGCCGAGTCGATGGCGATCGCGGGGCGACTTGCCGCGATCGGGGCGCTGGATGCGCTGCGGGAACGCGAATTGGCCGAGTCGATCTTCTGGACCACCGACCCGTTCGAAGCGGTGGCCGCCGAGATTTCGGCGGCGATGCGGATCAGCCGGGGTCGGGCCGGCGCCCAGATCCACCGCGCCCGCGTACTGCGCGACAAACTGCCCCAGGTGGCCGCCCGCTTCGCGGTCGGGGATATCGATTATCGGATGGTGTGTGTCATCATCACCCGCACCGAAACCGTGGATAGCGCGATGTGGGGCCGGTTGGATGCGCAGTTGGCCGGGCGGGCACCTCGATGGATGCGGCTTTCGGAACGCCAGTTACGGGATCGGGTGGATCAGTGGATCGCCAAACTCGACCCCAACGGGGTGCGGGTGCCTCCGGATGTGAATGCCGAGCGGTTCGTGCAGATCGAGCCGAGCAGCCCGGGTATGGCCTCGCTGTGGGGCAACCTGCACGCCGAAGACGGCGCCGCGCTGCATCAACGGTTGGACGCGGTGGCCGACACGGTGTGTGACCACGATCCGCGTACCCGTGAGCAGCGCCGTGCCGATGCCATCGGGCCGTTGGCCCGGCTGGAATCCCAGTTGCCGTGCCGGTGTGGTCGTGAGGACTGCCCAGCCACCCAGAAGCGGGCCGCGGCCGATGCTGCGGTGGTTCATGTGTTGGCCGAGCAGGCCACCCTTGACGGCAGCTCTGATGCGCCGGGGTATCTGCCCGGCCATGGCATCCTGCCCGCCGAATCGGTGCGGAACCTGGCCGCCAACGCCACACTCAAACCAGTGGTCGTGCCCGCCCCAACCACCGACTCCGATGCCACCGAGCCGGGGTACCGCCCGTCGGTGGCGCTCTCGGAGTTCATCCGGTGGCGGGACCTGACCTGCCGGTTCCCCGGTTGTGATGCCCCCGTCGAGCGCTGCGACATCGACCACACCGCACCCTGGCCCGCGGGCCCGACGCATCCGTCGAACACCAAACTCTTCTGCCGGGCCCACCATTTGGTGAAAACGTTCTGCCCCGGCTGGACCGACCGTCAATTCCCCGACGGCACTATCGAATTCCAGTCCCCGACCGGACACAACTACATCACCGAACCGCACGGTGCTGCCATGTTTCCCACCCTGGCCCAACCCACCGGGGGCCTCACACTTCCCGAACCGCAGGCCCCGCACCCGGACCGGGCCGCGAAGATGCCCAGGCGCCGCAAAACCCGCGAACAAGACCGCCAAGACCGCATCGCCGAAGAACGACGCCTACGCGCCGAACTCAACAACGACCTCGCATACGAACGCGACTACCAAGCCTGGCTCGCCGAACAATACGGACCACCCCCACCCTTCTGA
- a CDS encoding ATP-binding protein yields MTVLFADVVRSMDIAATLGAERLREIMSDLFNHSAAVVRRYGGTVDKFTGDGIMAIFGAPVALEDHAFRSCLAALEIQQQTTLLAAQVTARDGLDLQLRIGLSSGQVITGEVGTDTMSYTAIGEHVGMAQRMESVAPPGGVMLTESTARLVEDTVMLGEAEMVQVKGADRPIRARRLLELNSTHNLLTIGESTLVGRGWELSAVEGILERSIQGHGSIVLLVGGPGIGKSRLVSELAAKAAARGVPVHSTFCESHTSEIPFHAITGLLRAGFGVADLDRESARAKLRAQVPDDTTENLELLDDLLGIGDPDVVLPVIDPDARRRRLTTLVNAASLARSSPAVYVVEDAHWVDSVSESMLSDFLLVTPQTPSLVVITYRPEYHGALSHVHGAQTIVLAPLDNSETSALINELLGAGDGAADLTETITGRAAGNPFFALEIVRDLAERGLLRGERGAYVLNGGHGRISVPATLQATIAARIDRLDPAAKRTLSAAAVIGSRFSAGLLACLDTEPVFEDLVEAELIDQVQYTPHAEYAFHHPMVRTVAYESQLKSDRAELHRRLADTIAAREPGPADENAALIAEHLEAAGDLHAAYSWHMRAGAWANNRDAAAAQMCWERARQIADLLPADDPDRAAMRIAPRTLVCGNGFRSNTSVSGARFEELRELCEAAGDKASLAIGIAGLTGELMMQGRIREASLQVSEHMNLIESIGDPALTVGLSVTPISLKIESGELGEVLRWSQMAIDLADGDFTKGNFIVGSPLAVAFAARSIAKWALGLDGWRADLEHALAMARNTDRFTHALVITWTYFTTVSCGVLLANDEALHNIDGALQTTEGAGDDIALGLARLTMGYALLNRDSPADRERGLAILGQVRQMCVNGTFYMSELVGIDVYTARERAKRGDRAGAIRMLREAVDDLFHSGQLPYNILATGILAEALLDRGAEGDVAEAEAAIARLAAAPAEDGLVIRDIMLLRVRTLIARAKGDDASYRESRDRYRDMATRLGFEGHMAQAAALP; encoded by the coding sequence GTGACCGTTTTGTTCGCCGATGTCGTGCGGTCCATGGACATCGCGGCGACCTTGGGCGCCGAGCGGCTCCGCGAGATCATGAGCGACCTGTTCAACCATTCCGCCGCCGTGGTCCGCCGATACGGCGGCACCGTCGACAAATTCACCGGTGACGGCATCATGGCCATTTTCGGCGCACCGGTTGCGTTGGAAGACCACGCTTTTCGCTCTTGCCTGGCCGCACTCGAGATCCAGCAGCAGACCACCCTGCTGGCCGCACAGGTAACGGCCCGCGACGGCCTCGACCTGCAACTGCGCATCGGACTCAGCTCAGGTCAGGTCATCACCGGCGAAGTCGGCACCGACACGATGAGCTACACCGCGATCGGTGAGCACGTGGGTATGGCACAACGGATGGAATCGGTCGCGCCGCCCGGTGGGGTGATGCTCACCGAGTCCACAGCACGCCTGGTCGAAGACACCGTGATGCTGGGCGAGGCCGAGATGGTGCAGGTCAAAGGCGCCGATCGCCCGATCCGGGCCCGCCGGTTGCTCGAGCTCAATTCCACACACAACCTGCTCACAATCGGCGAATCCACCCTGGTCGGCCGAGGCTGGGAACTGTCCGCCGTCGAGGGCATCCTGGAACGCTCGATCCAGGGCCACGGCAGCATCGTTCTGCTGGTGGGCGGGCCCGGTATCGGCAAGAGCCGGCTGGTCAGCGAACTCGCGGCGAAGGCTGCCGCACGCGGTGTGCCGGTGCATTCCACATTCTGCGAGTCCCACACCAGCGAGATCCCATTTCATGCCATCACCGGCCTGCTGCGGGCGGGATTTGGTGTGGCAGACCTGGACAGAGAGTCGGCCCGGGCCAAGCTTCGCGCCCAAGTTCCCGACGACACCACAGAGAACCTCGAGCTGCTCGACGACCTGCTCGGCATCGGCGACCCCGACGTCGTTCTGCCGGTAATCGACCCCGATGCTCGACGGCGCCGGCTCACCACCCTCGTCAACGCGGCGTCGCTGGCGCGAAGCAGTCCGGCGGTCTACGTCGTCGAGGATGCCCACTGGGTCGACAGCGTCAGCGAATCGATGTTGTCAGACTTCCTGTTGGTGACGCCGCAGACCCCATCCCTGGTGGTGATCACCTACCGCCCCGAATATCATGGCGCATTGAGTCACGTCCACGGTGCGCAGACGATCGTGCTTGCGCCACTGGACAATTCTGAGACATCGGCCTTGATCAACGAACTACTGGGGGCCGGTGACGGCGCCGCCGACCTGACCGAAACCATCACCGGGCGGGCCGCCGGAAACCCGTTCTTCGCCCTTGAGATCGTCCGGGATCTGGCCGAACGCGGTCTGCTGCGCGGCGAACGTGGCGCCTATGTACTGAACGGGGGCCACGGCCGGATCAGCGTGCCCGCCACGCTGCAAGCCACCATCGCTGCCCGCATCGACCGACTGGATCCGGCGGCCAAACGGACGCTGAGCGCTGCCGCGGTGATCGGGTCCCGGTTCAGTGCAGGATTGCTGGCCTGCCTGGACACCGAACCGGTCTTCGAGGATCTGGTCGAAGCCGAGTTGATCGACCAAGTGCAGTACACGCCGCATGCGGAATACGCCTTCCACCACCCGATGGTGCGGACCGTCGCCTACGAATCACAGTTGAAGTCCGATCGCGCTGAACTACATCGGCGGCTCGCGGACACCATAGCTGCGCGCGAACCCGGGCCGGCCGACGAGAACGCGGCATTGATCGCCGAACACCTGGAAGCCGCGGGCGACCTGCATGCGGCGTACAGCTGGCATATGCGCGCCGGCGCGTGGGCAAACAACCGCGATGCCGCCGCAGCCCAGATGTGTTGGGAGCGCGCCCGCCAGATCGCCGACCTGCTGCCCGCCGATGATCCTGACCGGGCCGCGATGCGGATAGCTCCGCGCACTCTGGTGTGCGGCAATGGTTTCCGGAGCAACACGAGTGTCTCGGGGGCCCGCTTCGAGGAACTGAGGGAACTGTGCGAGGCCGCCGGGGACAAAGCCTCACTGGCCATCGGCATAGCCGGGCTGACCGGCGAACTGATGATGCAGGGACGGATCCGCGAAGCGTCACTGCAGGTCTCCGAGCACATGAACCTGATCGAGTCCATCGGCGATCCCGCACTCACCGTCGGCTTGTCGGTCACTCCCATCTCGCTCAAGATCGAGAGCGGCGAATTGGGCGAGGTGCTGCGCTGGTCGCAGATGGCGATCGACCTGGCCGACGGCGACTTCACCAAGGGCAACTTCATCGTCGGCTCACCATTGGCAGTGGCCTTCGCAGCCCGCAGTATCGCCAAATGGGCCCTGGGCCTTGACGGTTGGCGGGCGGACCTCGAGCATGCGCTCGCCATGGCGCGCAACACCGACAGGTTCACCCATGCTCTGGTGATCACTTGGACGTACTTCACCACGGTGTCCTGCGGCGTACTCCTCGCCAACGACGAAGCGCTACACAACATCGACGGGGCACTGCAGACCACCGAAGGGGCCGGCGACGACATCGCGCTCGGCCTGGCCCGGTTGACCATGGGATACGCCTTGCTGAACCGAGATTCGCCGGCGGACCGCGAGCGTGGGCTGGCCATCCTCGGCCAGGTGCGGCAGATGTGTGTGAACGGAACCTTCTATATGTCCGAGCTGGTCGGTATCGACGTCTACACCGCGCGCGAACGGGCCAAGCGCGGTGACCGGGCCGGAGCCATCCGGATGCTGCGCGAAGCGGTCGACGATCTCTTCCACAGCGGGCAGCTTCCGTACAACATCTTGGCAACCGGAATCCTCGCCGAAGCCTTGCTGGACCGGGGCGCAGAGGGCGATGTGGCCGAAGCCGAGGCGGCAATCGCCAGACTGGCGGCGGCCCCGGCCGAGGACGGCCTGGTCATTCGCGACATCATGCTGCTGCGGGTGCGGACGCTCATCGCACGCGCGAAGGGTGACGACGCGAGCTACCGCGAATCCCGTGACCGGTACCGGGACATGGCAACCCGGCTCGGCTTCGAGGGGCACATGGCACAGGCCGCGGCGTTGCCCTGA
- a CDS encoding DNA-deoxyinosine glycosylase has product MTELLHGLDPIAGAEPRVLVLGNMPSVMSLTSGQYYGNPRNAFWRITGSLFGFGAEEPYAQRVAALCAHRVAVWDVLRSCRRVGSLDSAVERDSMVANDFAAFFAAHRTLERLVFNGAAAESNYRRLVGPPLMPSLRAPSTSPAQTMSYEDKLTAWRMALEG; this is encoded by the coding sequence GTGACCGAGCTGTTGCACGGACTGGACCCCATCGCCGGTGCGGAGCCCCGGGTACTGGTCCTGGGCAACATGCCGAGCGTGATGTCGCTGACCTCCGGTCAGTACTACGGCAATCCGCGCAACGCGTTCTGGCGGATCACCGGTTCACTCTTCGGATTCGGCGCCGAAGAGCCCTATGCGCAGCGGGTAGCTGCACTGTGCGCGCACCGGGTCGCGGTGTGGGATGTGCTCCGATCCTGCCGTCGAGTGGGCAGTCTGGACTCTGCCGTCGAACGCGACAGCATGGTGGCCAACGACTTTGCGGCCTTCTTCGCCGCGCACCGCACGCTCGAACGCTTGGTCTTCAACGGAGCCGCCGCCGAGAGCAACTACCGGCGCCTGGTCGGCCCACCCCTGATGCCCAGCCTGCGGGCCCCCTCGACCAGCCCCGCACAGACGATGAGCTACGAGGACAAGCTGACTGCCTGGCGGATGGCGCTGGAGGGCTAG
- a CDS encoding GAF domain-containing protein has translation MAGLSIPEPAVSCGEDPRRYAMLLSAVYDATMSGDRAPARPRSVIEASWNRLRTRGINPDRHVPPRIETAGLDLLRQQSGLMTVLDEVTRGLESVIEGGDSILVIADARGRVLWRSGSPRVLGLADRLGFIEGAMWSENAVGTNGIGTALASHRAVQVFSAEHFLRSHHPWTCAGAPIRDPRTGQVIGIVDVSGPAPTVHPTMLALVDLVARLAESQLREAHDRTLNQLRTVAAPMLARVGGPALAVDAEGWVAAVASLPLYNRILLPENGLPGRIWVPPLGMCDTESLPGGWLVRVVEDVEATAVPSKVILDLRDGEPSLEMVGQIGNWRRSISSRHAEILLVLATNGQGRSAPELAEDLYGDRSRVVTVRAEMSRLRKQFVGLVAGRPYRFGDSVIVDVRYPQDMSMLLTSSTAPAVHAVRGYTLA, from the coding sequence ATGGCTGGTTTGTCGATACCCGAGCCCGCGGTCTCATGCGGTGAGGACCCGCGACGTTACGCGATGCTGTTGTCTGCCGTGTACGACGCGACCATGTCGGGTGACCGGGCGCCGGCGCGCCCGCGTTCGGTGATCGAAGCTTCCTGGAACAGATTGCGGACCAGGGGGATCAACCCCGACCGTCACGTTCCGCCCCGCATCGAAACCGCCGGACTGGACTTGCTCAGGCAACAGTCGGGGCTGATGACGGTGCTCGACGAGGTCACCCGCGGGCTCGAATCGGTGATCGAAGGGGGCGACAGCATCCTGGTCATCGCCGACGCCCGCGGCCGGGTGCTCTGGCGGTCCGGCTCGCCGCGGGTGCTGGGGCTCGCAGATCGTCTCGGTTTCATCGAGGGTGCGATGTGGAGTGAGAACGCGGTGGGTACCAACGGCATCGGCACCGCGCTGGCCTCGCATCGTGCAGTGCAGGTCTTCTCGGCCGAGCATTTCCTGCGCAGCCACCACCCGTGGACGTGCGCCGGGGCGCCGATTCGGGATCCCCGGACCGGCCAGGTCATCGGCATCGTGGACGTATCCGGCCCGGCGCCGACGGTGCATCCGACGATGCTGGCCCTGGTGGATCTGGTGGCGCGATTGGCCGAATCCCAGCTCCGGGAAGCACATGACCGAACGTTGAACCAGCTGCGCACCGTGGCGGCGCCGATGCTGGCCAGGGTCGGTGGCCCGGCACTGGCGGTCGATGCGGAGGGCTGGGTGGCGGCCGTGGCCTCATTGCCGCTGTACAATCGGATCCTGTTGCCCGAGAACGGTTTACCCGGACGCATCTGGGTCCCGCCGTTGGGTATGTGCGATACGGAGTCATTGCCGGGCGGGTGGTTGGTCCGGGTGGTAGAGGACGTGGAAGCCACCGCGGTGCCCTCGAAGGTAATCCTCGATCTGCGCGACGGGGAACCGTCGCTGGAGATGGTCGGGCAGATCGGCAATTGGCGGCGCAGCATCTCCAGCCGTCATGCCGAGATCCTGTTGGTGTTGGCGACCAACGGGCAGGGCCGCTCGGCGCCGGAACTTGCCGAGGACCTCTACGGCGACCGGTCGCGAGTGGTGACCGTGCGCGCCGAAATGTCGCGCCTGCGTAAACAGTTCGTCGGCCTGGTGGCGGGCAGGCCGTATCGCTTCGGGGATTCGGTGATCGTGGATGTCCGTTACCCGCAGGATATGTCGATGTTGCTGACTTCGTCGACGGCTCCGGCGGTTCACGCGGTGCGCGGGTATACCTTGGCCTGA